A single region of the Lotus japonicus ecotype B-129 chromosome 4, LjGifu_v1.2 genome encodes:
- the LOC130716128 gene encoding uncharacterized protein LOC130716128 has translation MSQNRSPSEFKPLAPSIVAYPYFGSPFRSPEDPQHPIISETQISRLKKCVLFCGCITALLVIFFVILIVLAFTVYNVKDLKVKINRVTLVNGTLTNGATENLTVLNDVSVKNTNYFTYKYSNSTTTFFYDGVAIGEGVTPAGKAKARRTMRLNVTSVVVTKKLVGIPNWAIDIRDDVFNISSYTRIDGKVKVLGMFNRKVVVEMNCTSQYNRNTGLITRGNNCLGNIDI, from the coding sequence ATGTCTCAGAATCGAAGCCCAAGCGAGTTCAAGCCTCTAGCTCCATCCATAGTAGCATATCCTTACTTTGGAAGCCCCTTTAGAAGCCCAGAAGATCCACAACACCCCATCATATCAGAAACACAAATTTCTCGATTGAAAAAGTGCGTCCTCTTCTGCGGATGCATCACCGCACTTCTTGTGATCTTCTTCGTCATCCTCATAGTCCTCGCCTTCACTGTCTACAATGTCAAAGACCTAAAGGTAAAGATTAACAGAGTTACCCTTGTCAACGGAACTCTCACAAACGGAGCCACCGAAAACCTCACCGTGCTCAACGATGTCTCTGTGAAGAACACGAATTATTTCACCTACAAATACAGTAACTCGACCACCACTTTCTTCTACGACGGCGTGGCGATCGGAGAAGGTGTTACGCCGGCGGGGAAGGCGAAAGCGAGAAGGACGATGCGGCTGAACGTGACGTCGGTGGTTGTGACGAAGAAACTAGTGGGGATTCCGAATTGGGCGATTGATATTAGAGATGATGTTTTCAATATCAGCAGCTATACGAGGATTGATGGGAAGGTGAAAGTGCTGGGAATGTTTAATAGGAAGGTTGTGGTTGAGATGAATTGCACGAGTCAGTACAACAGAAACACTGGTTTGATCACGCGTGGTAACAATTGCTTGGGAAATATTGATATTTAG